A portion of the Vulpes vulpes isolate BD-2025 chromosome 5, VulVul3, whole genome shotgun sequence genome contains these proteins:
- the KAT5 gene encoding histone acetyltransferase KAT5 isoform X5, producing MAEVVSPVPGAGRREPGEVGRTRGPPVADPGAALSPQGEIIEGCRLPVLRRNQDNEDEWPLAEILSVKDISGRKLFYVHYIDFNKRLDEWVTHERLDLKKIQFPKKEAKTPTKNGLPGSRPGSPEREVKRKVEVVSPATPVPSETAPASVFPQNGSARRAVAAQPGRKRKSNCLGTDEDSQDSSDGIPSAPRMTGSLVSDRSHDDIVTRMKNIECIELGRHRLKPWYFSPYPQELTTLPVLYLCEFCLKYGRSLKCLQRHLTKCDLRHPPGNEIYRKGTISFFEIDGRKNKSYSQNLCLLAKCFLDHKTLYYDTDPFLFYVMTEYDCKGFHIVGYFSKEKESTEDYNVACILTLPPYQRRGYGKLLIEFSYELSKVEGKTGTPEKPLSDLGLLSYRSYWSQTILEILMGLKSESGERPQITINEISEITSIKKEDVISTLQYLNLINYYKGQYILTLSEDIVDGHERAMLKRLLRIDSKCLHFTPKDWSKRGKW from the exons atggCGGAGGTGGTGAGTCCggtgcccggggcggggcggagggagccaggggaggtgggtagaaCCCGAGGCCCCCCAGTAGCCGACCCTGGCGCCGCGCTGTCTCCCCAGGGGGAGATAATCGAGGGCTGCCGCCTGCCCGTGCTTCGGCGGAACCAGGACAACGAAGATGAGTGGC CCCTGGCCGAGATCCTGAGCGTGAAGGACATCAGTGGCCGCAAGCTTTTCTACGTCCATTACATTGACT TCAACAAACGCCTGGATGAATGGGTGACCCACGAGCGGCTGGACCTAAAGAAGATCCAGTTCCCCAAGAAAGAGGCCAAGACCCCCACCAAGAACGGACTTCCTGGGTCTCGCCCCGGCTCTCCAGAGAGAGAGGTG AAACGGAAGGTGGAGGTGGTTTCACCAGCAACTCCAGTGCCCAGCGAGACAGCCCCAGCTTCAGTTTTTCCCCAG AATGGATCAGCCCGTAGGGCAGTGGCAGCTCAGCCAGGACGGAAGCGAAAATCAAATTGCTTGGGCACTGACGAG GATTCCCAGGACAGCTCAGATGGAATACCGTCCGCTCCACGCATGACTGGCAGCTTGGTGTCTGACCGCAGCCACGACGACATTGTCACCCGGATGAAGAACATTGAGTGTATCGAGCTGGGCCGGCATCGCCTGAAGCCGTGGTACTTCTCCCCATACCCACAAGAACTTACCACATTGCCTGTCCTCTACCTCTGCGAGTTCTGCCTCAAATACGGCCGTAGTCTGAAGTGTCTGCAGCGTCACTTG aCCAAGTGTGACCTGCGACACCCCCCAGGCAATGAGATTTACCGCAAGGGCACCATCTCTTTCTTTGAGATTGATGGACGGAAGAACAAG AGTTATTCCCAGAACCTGTGTCTTTTGGCCAAGTGTTTCCTCGACCACAAGACATTGTACTATGATACAGATCCCTTCCTCTTCTATGTCATGACAGAGTATGATTGCAAGGGCTTCCACATCGTCGGCTACTTCTCCAAG GAAAAGGAATCCACAGAAGACTACAATGTGGCCTGCATCCTGACCCTGCCTCCCTACCAGCGCCGGGGCTACGGCAAGCTGCTGATCGAGTTCA GCTATGAACTCTCCAAAGTGGAAGGGAAAACAGGGACCCCTGAGAAGCCCCTCTCAGACCTTGGCCTCCTATCCTACCGAAGCTACTGGTCCCAGACCATCCTGGAAATCCTGATGGGGCTGAAGTCAGAGAGCGGGGAGAGGCCACAGATCACCATCAA CGAGATCAGTGAAATCACCAGCATCAAGAAGGAGGATGTCATTTCTACTCTACAGTACCTCAACCTCATCAACTACTACAAG GGCCAGTATATCCTCACACTGTCTGAGGACATCGTGGATGGGCATGAAAGAGCTATGCTCAAGCGGCTCCTTCGAATCGACTCCAAGTGTTTGCACTTCACTCCCAAGGACTGGAGCAAGAGGGGAAAATGGTGA
- the KAT5 gene encoding histone acetyltransferase KAT5 isoform X4: MAEVGEIIEGCRLPVLRRNQDNEDEWPLAEILSVKDISGRKLFYVHYIDFNKRLDEWVTHERLDLKKIQFPKKEAKTPTKNGLPGSRPGSPEREVPASAQASGKTLPIPVQITLRFNLPKEREAIPGGEPDQPLSSSSCLQPNHRSTKRKVEVVSPATPVPSETAPASVFPQNGSARRAVAAQPGRKRKSNCLGTDEDSQDSSDGIPSAPRMTGSLVSDRSHDDIVTRMKNIECIELGRHRLKPWYFSPYPQELTTLPVLYLCEFCLKYGRSLKCLQRHLTKCDLRHPPGNEIYRKGTISFFEIDGRKNKSYSQNLCLLAKCFLDHKTLYYDTDPFLFYVMTEYDCKGFHIVGYFSKEKESTEDYNVACILTLPPYQRRGYGKLLIEFSYELSKVEGKTGTPEKPLSDLGLLSYRSYWSQTILEILMGLKSESGERPQITINEISEITSIKKEDVISTLQYLNLINYYKGQYILTLSEDIVDGHERAMLKRLLRIDSKCLHFTPKDWSKRGKW, encoded by the exons atggCGGAGGTG GGGGAGATAATCGAGGGCTGCCGCCTGCCCGTGCTTCGGCGGAACCAGGACAACGAAGATGAGTGGC CCCTGGCCGAGATCCTGAGCGTGAAGGACATCAGTGGCCGCAAGCTTTTCTACGTCCATTACATTGACT TCAACAAACGCCTGGATGAATGGGTGACCCACGAGCGGCTGGACCTAAAGAAGATCCAGTTCCCCAAGAAAGAGGCCAAGACCCCCACCAAGAACGGACTTCCTGGGTCTCGCCCCGGCTCTCCAGAGAGAGAGGTG CCGGCCTCCGCCCAGGCCAGCGGGAAGACCTTGCCAATCCCGGTCCAGATCACACTCCGCTTCAACCTGCCCAAGGAGCGGGAGGCCATTCCCGGTGGCGAGCCTGACCAGCCGctctcctccagctcctgccTGCAGCCCAACCACCGCTCAACG AAACGGAAGGTGGAGGTGGTTTCACCAGCAACTCCAGTGCCCAGCGAGACAGCCCCAGCTTCAGTTTTTCCCCAG AATGGATCAGCCCGTAGGGCAGTGGCAGCTCAGCCAGGACGGAAGCGAAAATCAAATTGCTTGGGCACTGACGAG GATTCCCAGGACAGCTCAGATGGAATACCGTCCGCTCCACGCATGACTGGCAGCTTGGTGTCTGACCGCAGCCACGACGACATTGTCACCCGGATGAAGAACATTGAGTGTATCGAGCTGGGCCGGCATCGCCTGAAGCCGTGGTACTTCTCCCCATACCCACAAGAACTTACCACATTGCCTGTCCTCTACCTCTGCGAGTTCTGCCTCAAATACGGCCGTAGTCTGAAGTGTCTGCAGCGTCACTTG aCCAAGTGTGACCTGCGACACCCCCCAGGCAATGAGATTTACCGCAAGGGCACCATCTCTTTCTTTGAGATTGATGGACGGAAGAACAAG AGTTATTCCCAGAACCTGTGTCTTTTGGCCAAGTGTTTCCTCGACCACAAGACATTGTACTATGATACAGATCCCTTCCTCTTCTATGTCATGACAGAGTATGATTGCAAGGGCTTCCACATCGTCGGCTACTTCTCCAAG GAAAAGGAATCCACAGAAGACTACAATGTGGCCTGCATCCTGACCCTGCCTCCCTACCAGCGCCGGGGCTACGGCAAGCTGCTGATCGAGTTCA GCTATGAACTCTCCAAAGTGGAAGGGAAAACAGGGACCCCTGAGAAGCCCCTCTCAGACCTTGGCCTCCTATCCTACCGAAGCTACTGGTCCCAGACCATCCTGGAAATCCTGATGGGGCTGAAGTCAGAGAGCGGGGAGAGGCCACAGATCACCATCAA CGAGATCAGTGAAATCACCAGCATCAAGAAGGAGGATGTCATTTCTACTCTACAGTACCTCAACCTCATCAACTACTACAAG GGCCAGTATATCCTCACACTGTCTGAGGACATCGTGGATGGGCATGAAAGAGCTATGCTCAAGCGGCTCCTTCGAATCGACTCCAAGTGTTTGCACTTCACTCCCAAGGACTGGAGCAAGAGGGGAAAATGGTGA
- the KAT5 gene encoding histone acetyltransferase KAT5 isoform X3, translating to MAEVGEIIEGCRLPVLRRNQDNEDEWPLAEILSVKDISGRKLFYVHYIDFNKRLDEWVTHERLDLKKIQFPKKEAKTPTKNGLPGSRPGSPEREVRKTLDLSLQPASAQASGKTLPIPVQITLRFNLPKEREAIPGGEPDQPLSSSSCLQPNHRSTKRKVEVVSPATPVPSETAPASVFPQNGSARRAVAAQPGRKRKSNCLGTDEDSQDSSDGIPSAPRMTGSLVSDRSHDDIVTRMKNIECIELGRHRLKPWYFSPYPQELTTLPVLYLCEFCLKYGRSLKCLQRHLTKCDLRHPPGNEIYRKGTISFFEIDGRKNKSYSQNLCLLAKCFLDHKTLYYDTDPFLFYVMTEYDCKGFHIVGYFSKEKESTEDYNVACILTLPPYQRRGYGKLLIEFSYELSKVEGKTGTPEKPLSDLGLLSYRSYWSQTILEILMGLKSESGERPQITINEISEITSIKKEDVISTLQYLNLINYYKGQYILTLSEDIVDGHERAMLKRLLRIDSKCLHFTPKDWSKRGKW from the exons atggCGGAGGTG GGGGAGATAATCGAGGGCTGCCGCCTGCCCGTGCTTCGGCGGAACCAGGACAACGAAGATGAGTGGC CCCTGGCCGAGATCCTGAGCGTGAAGGACATCAGTGGCCGCAAGCTTTTCTACGTCCATTACATTGACT TCAACAAACGCCTGGATGAATGGGTGACCCACGAGCGGCTGGACCTAAAGAAGATCCAGTTCCCCAAGAAAGAGGCCAAGACCCCCACCAAGAACGGACTTCCTGGGTCTCGCCCCGGCTCTCCAGAGAGAGAGGTG AGGAAGACCCTGGACCTATCTCTACAGCCGGCCTCCGCCCAGGCCAGCGGGAAGACCTTGCCAATCCCGGTCCAGATCACACTCCGCTTCAACCTGCCCAAGGAGCGGGAGGCCATTCCCGGTGGCGAGCCTGACCAGCCGctctcctccagctcctgccTGCAGCCCAACCACCGCTCAACG AAACGGAAGGTGGAGGTGGTTTCACCAGCAACTCCAGTGCCCAGCGAGACAGCCCCAGCTTCAGTTTTTCCCCAG AATGGATCAGCCCGTAGGGCAGTGGCAGCTCAGCCAGGACGGAAGCGAAAATCAAATTGCTTGGGCACTGACGAG GATTCCCAGGACAGCTCAGATGGAATACCGTCCGCTCCACGCATGACTGGCAGCTTGGTGTCTGACCGCAGCCACGACGACATTGTCACCCGGATGAAGAACATTGAGTGTATCGAGCTGGGCCGGCATCGCCTGAAGCCGTGGTACTTCTCCCCATACCCACAAGAACTTACCACATTGCCTGTCCTCTACCTCTGCGAGTTCTGCCTCAAATACGGCCGTAGTCTGAAGTGTCTGCAGCGTCACTTG aCCAAGTGTGACCTGCGACACCCCCCAGGCAATGAGATTTACCGCAAGGGCACCATCTCTTTCTTTGAGATTGATGGACGGAAGAACAAG AGTTATTCCCAGAACCTGTGTCTTTTGGCCAAGTGTTTCCTCGACCACAAGACATTGTACTATGATACAGATCCCTTCCTCTTCTATGTCATGACAGAGTATGATTGCAAGGGCTTCCACATCGTCGGCTACTTCTCCAAG GAAAAGGAATCCACAGAAGACTACAATGTGGCCTGCATCCTGACCCTGCCTCCCTACCAGCGCCGGGGCTACGGCAAGCTGCTGATCGAGTTCA GCTATGAACTCTCCAAAGTGGAAGGGAAAACAGGGACCCCTGAGAAGCCCCTCTCAGACCTTGGCCTCCTATCCTACCGAAGCTACTGGTCCCAGACCATCCTGGAAATCCTGATGGGGCTGAAGTCAGAGAGCGGGGAGAGGCCACAGATCACCATCAA CGAGATCAGTGAAATCACCAGCATCAAGAAGGAGGATGTCATTTCTACTCTACAGTACCTCAACCTCATCAACTACTACAAG GGCCAGTATATCCTCACACTGTCTGAGGACATCGTGGATGGGCATGAAAGAGCTATGCTCAAGCGGCTCCTTCGAATCGACTCCAAGTGTTTGCACTTCACTCCCAAGGACTGGAGCAAGAGGGGAAAATGGTGA
- the KAT5 gene encoding histone acetyltransferase KAT5 isoform X6, with protein sequence MAEVGEIIEGCRLPVLRRNQDNEDEWPLAEILSVKDISGRKLFYVHYIDFNKRLDEWVTHERLDLKKIQFPKKEAKTPTKNGLPGSRPGSPEREVKRKVEVVSPATPVPSETAPASVFPQNGSARRAVAAQPGRKRKSNCLGTDEDSQDSSDGIPSAPRMTGSLVSDRSHDDIVTRMKNIECIELGRHRLKPWYFSPYPQELTTLPVLYLCEFCLKYGRSLKCLQRHLTKCDLRHPPGNEIYRKGTISFFEIDGRKNKSYSQNLCLLAKCFLDHKTLYYDTDPFLFYVMTEYDCKGFHIVGYFSKEKESTEDYNVACILTLPPYQRRGYGKLLIEFSYELSKVEGKTGTPEKPLSDLGLLSYRSYWSQTILEILMGLKSESGERPQITINEISEITSIKKEDVISTLQYLNLINYYKGQYILTLSEDIVDGHERAMLKRLLRIDSKCLHFTPKDWSKRGKW encoded by the exons atggCGGAGGTG GGGGAGATAATCGAGGGCTGCCGCCTGCCCGTGCTTCGGCGGAACCAGGACAACGAAGATGAGTGGC CCCTGGCCGAGATCCTGAGCGTGAAGGACATCAGTGGCCGCAAGCTTTTCTACGTCCATTACATTGACT TCAACAAACGCCTGGATGAATGGGTGACCCACGAGCGGCTGGACCTAAAGAAGATCCAGTTCCCCAAGAAAGAGGCCAAGACCCCCACCAAGAACGGACTTCCTGGGTCTCGCCCCGGCTCTCCAGAGAGAGAGGTG AAACGGAAGGTGGAGGTGGTTTCACCAGCAACTCCAGTGCCCAGCGAGACAGCCCCAGCTTCAGTTTTTCCCCAG AATGGATCAGCCCGTAGGGCAGTGGCAGCTCAGCCAGGACGGAAGCGAAAATCAAATTGCTTGGGCACTGACGAG GATTCCCAGGACAGCTCAGATGGAATACCGTCCGCTCCACGCATGACTGGCAGCTTGGTGTCTGACCGCAGCCACGACGACATTGTCACCCGGATGAAGAACATTGAGTGTATCGAGCTGGGCCGGCATCGCCTGAAGCCGTGGTACTTCTCCCCATACCCACAAGAACTTACCACATTGCCTGTCCTCTACCTCTGCGAGTTCTGCCTCAAATACGGCCGTAGTCTGAAGTGTCTGCAGCGTCACTTG aCCAAGTGTGACCTGCGACACCCCCCAGGCAATGAGATTTACCGCAAGGGCACCATCTCTTTCTTTGAGATTGATGGACGGAAGAACAAG AGTTATTCCCAGAACCTGTGTCTTTTGGCCAAGTGTTTCCTCGACCACAAGACATTGTACTATGATACAGATCCCTTCCTCTTCTATGTCATGACAGAGTATGATTGCAAGGGCTTCCACATCGTCGGCTACTTCTCCAAG GAAAAGGAATCCACAGAAGACTACAATGTGGCCTGCATCCTGACCCTGCCTCCCTACCAGCGCCGGGGCTACGGCAAGCTGCTGATCGAGTTCA GCTATGAACTCTCCAAAGTGGAAGGGAAAACAGGGACCCCTGAGAAGCCCCTCTCAGACCTTGGCCTCCTATCCTACCGAAGCTACTGGTCCCAGACCATCCTGGAAATCCTGATGGGGCTGAAGTCAGAGAGCGGGGAGAGGCCACAGATCACCATCAA CGAGATCAGTGAAATCACCAGCATCAAGAAGGAGGATGTCATTTCTACTCTACAGTACCTCAACCTCATCAACTACTACAAG GGCCAGTATATCCTCACACTGTCTGAGGACATCGTGGATGGGCATGAAAGAGCTATGCTCAAGCGGCTCCTTCGAATCGACTCCAAGTGTTTGCACTTCACTCCCAAGGACTGGAGCAAGAGGGGAAAATGGTGA
- the KAT5 gene encoding histone acetyltransferase KAT5 isoform X2: protein MAEVVSPVPGAGRREPGEVGRTRGPPVADPGAALSPQGEIIEGCRLPVLRRNQDNEDEWPLAEILSVKDISGRKLFYVHYIDFNKRLDEWVTHERLDLKKIQFPKKEAKTPTKNGLPGSRPGSPEREVPASAQASGKTLPIPVQITLRFNLPKEREAIPGGEPDQPLSSSSCLQPNHRSTKRKVEVVSPATPVPSETAPASVFPQNGSARRAVAAQPGRKRKSNCLGTDEDSQDSSDGIPSAPRMTGSLVSDRSHDDIVTRMKNIECIELGRHRLKPWYFSPYPQELTTLPVLYLCEFCLKYGRSLKCLQRHLTKCDLRHPPGNEIYRKGTISFFEIDGRKNKSYSQNLCLLAKCFLDHKTLYYDTDPFLFYVMTEYDCKGFHIVGYFSKEKESTEDYNVACILTLPPYQRRGYGKLLIEFSYELSKVEGKTGTPEKPLSDLGLLSYRSYWSQTILEILMGLKSESGERPQITINEISEITSIKKEDVISTLQYLNLINYYKGQYILTLSEDIVDGHERAMLKRLLRIDSKCLHFTPKDWSKRGKW from the exons atggCGGAGGTGGTGAGTCCggtgcccggggcggggcggagggagccaggggaggtgggtagaaCCCGAGGCCCCCCAGTAGCCGACCCTGGCGCCGCGCTGTCTCCCCAGGGGGAGATAATCGAGGGCTGCCGCCTGCCCGTGCTTCGGCGGAACCAGGACAACGAAGATGAGTGGC CCCTGGCCGAGATCCTGAGCGTGAAGGACATCAGTGGCCGCAAGCTTTTCTACGTCCATTACATTGACT TCAACAAACGCCTGGATGAATGGGTGACCCACGAGCGGCTGGACCTAAAGAAGATCCAGTTCCCCAAGAAAGAGGCCAAGACCCCCACCAAGAACGGACTTCCTGGGTCTCGCCCCGGCTCTCCAGAGAGAGAGGTG CCGGCCTCCGCCCAGGCCAGCGGGAAGACCTTGCCAATCCCGGTCCAGATCACACTCCGCTTCAACCTGCCCAAGGAGCGGGAGGCCATTCCCGGTGGCGAGCCTGACCAGCCGctctcctccagctcctgccTGCAGCCCAACCACCGCTCAACG AAACGGAAGGTGGAGGTGGTTTCACCAGCAACTCCAGTGCCCAGCGAGACAGCCCCAGCTTCAGTTTTTCCCCAG AATGGATCAGCCCGTAGGGCAGTGGCAGCTCAGCCAGGACGGAAGCGAAAATCAAATTGCTTGGGCACTGACGAG GATTCCCAGGACAGCTCAGATGGAATACCGTCCGCTCCACGCATGACTGGCAGCTTGGTGTCTGACCGCAGCCACGACGACATTGTCACCCGGATGAAGAACATTGAGTGTATCGAGCTGGGCCGGCATCGCCTGAAGCCGTGGTACTTCTCCCCATACCCACAAGAACTTACCACATTGCCTGTCCTCTACCTCTGCGAGTTCTGCCTCAAATACGGCCGTAGTCTGAAGTGTCTGCAGCGTCACTTG aCCAAGTGTGACCTGCGACACCCCCCAGGCAATGAGATTTACCGCAAGGGCACCATCTCTTTCTTTGAGATTGATGGACGGAAGAACAAG AGTTATTCCCAGAACCTGTGTCTTTTGGCCAAGTGTTTCCTCGACCACAAGACATTGTACTATGATACAGATCCCTTCCTCTTCTATGTCATGACAGAGTATGATTGCAAGGGCTTCCACATCGTCGGCTACTTCTCCAAG GAAAAGGAATCCACAGAAGACTACAATGTGGCCTGCATCCTGACCCTGCCTCCCTACCAGCGCCGGGGCTACGGCAAGCTGCTGATCGAGTTCA GCTATGAACTCTCCAAAGTGGAAGGGAAAACAGGGACCCCTGAGAAGCCCCTCTCAGACCTTGGCCTCCTATCCTACCGAAGCTACTGGTCCCAGACCATCCTGGAAATCCTGATGGGGCTGAAGTCAGAGAGCGGGGAGAGGCCACAGATCACCATCAA CGAGATCAGTGAAATCACCAGCATCAAGAAGGAGGATGTCATTTCTACTCTACAGTACCTCAACCTCATCAACTACTACAAG GGCCAGTATATCCTCACACTGTCTGAGGACATCGTGGATGGGCATGAAAGAGCTATGCTCAAGCGGCTCCTTCGAATCGACTCCAAGTGTTTGCACTTCACTCCCAAGGACTGGAGCAAGAGGGGAAAATGGTGA
- the KAT5 gene encoding histone acetyltransferase KAT5 isoform X1, translated as MAEVVSPVPGAGRREPGEVGRTRGPPVADPGAALSPQGEIIEGCRLPVLRRNQDNEDEWPLAEILSVKDISGRKLFYVHYIDFNKRLDEWVTHERLDLKKIQFPKKEAKTPTKNGLPGSRPGSPEREVRKTLDLSLQPASAQASGKTLPIPVQITLRFNLPKEREAIPGGEPDQPLSSSSCLQPNHRSTKRKVEVVSPATPVPSETAPASVFPQNGSARRAVAAQPGRKRKSNCLGTDEDSQDSSDGIPSAPRMTGSLVSDRSHDDIVTRMKNIECIELGRHRLKPWYFSPYPQELTTLPVLYLCEFCLKYGRSLKCLQRHLTKCDLRHPPGNEIYRKGTISFFEIDGRKNKSYSQNLCLLAKCFLDHKTLYYDTDPFLFYVMTEYDCKGFHIVGYFSKEKESTEDYNVACILTLPPYQRRGYGKLLIEFSYELSKVEGKTGTPEKPLSDLGLLSYRSYWSQTILEILMGLKSESGERPQITINEISEITSIKKEDVISTLQYLNLINYYKGQYILTLSEDIVDGHERAMLKRLLRIDSKCLHFTPKDWSKRGKW; from the exons atggCGGAGGTGGTGAGTCCggtgcccggggcggggcggagggagccaggggaggtgggtagaaCCCGAGGCCCCCCAGTAGCCGACCCTGGCGCCGCGCTGTCTCCCCAGGGGGAGATAATCGAGGGCTGCCGCCTGCCCGTGCTTCGGCGGAACCAGGACAACGAAGATGAGTGGC CCCTGGCCGAGATCCTGAGCGTGAAGGACATCAGTGGCCGCAAGCTTTTCTACGTCCATTACATTGACT TCAACAAACGCCTGGATGAATGGGTGACCCACGAGCGGCTGGACCTAAAGAAGATCCAGTTCCCCAAGAAAGAGGCCAAGACCCCCACCAAGAACGGACTTCCTGGGTCTCGCCCCGGCTCTCCAGAGAGAGAGGTG AGGAAGACCCTGGACCTATCTCTACAGCCGGCCTCCGCCCAGGCCAGCGGGAAGACCTTGCCAATCCCGGTCCAGATCACACTCCGCTTCAACCTGCCCAAGGAGCGGGAGGCCATTCCCGGTGGCGAGCCTGACCAGCCGctctcctccagctcctgccTGCAGCCCAACCACCGCTCAACG AAACGGAAGGTGGAGGTGGTTTCACCAGCAACTCCAGTGCCCAGCGAGACAGCCCCAGCTTCAGTTTTTCCCCAG AATGGATCAGCCCGTAGGGCAGTGGCAGCTCAGCCAGGACGGAAGCGAAAATCAAATTGCTTGGGCACTGACGAG GATTCCCAGGACAGCTCAGATGGAATACCGTCCGCTCCACGCATGACTGGCAGCTTGGTGTCTGACCGCAGCCACGACGACATTGTCACCCGGATGAAGAACATTGAGTGTATCGAGCTGGGCCGGCATCGCCTGAAGCCGTGGTACTTCTCCCCATACCCACAAGAACTTACCACATTGCCTGTCCTCTACCTCTGCGAGTTCTGCCTCAAATACGGCCGTAGTCTGAAGTGTCTGCAGCGTCACTTG aCCAAGTGTGACCTGCGACACCCCCCAGGCAATGAGATTTACCGCAAGGGCACCATCTCTTTCTTTGAGATTGATGGACGGAAGAACAAG AGTTATTCCCAGAACCTGTGTCTTTTGGCCAAGTGTTTCCTCGACCACAAGACATTGTACTATGATACAGATCCCTTCCTCTTCTATGTCATGACAGAGTATGATTGCAAGGGCTTCCACATCGTCGGCTACTTCTCCAAG GAAAAGGAATCCACAGAAGACTACAATGTGGCCTGCATCCTGACCCTGCCTCCCTACCAGCGCCGGGGCTACGGCAAGCTGCTGATCGAGTTCA GCTATGAACTCTCCAAAGTGGAAGGGAAAACAGGGACCCCTGAGAAGCCCCTCTCAGACCTTGGCCTCCTATCCTACCGAAGCTACTGGTCCCAGACCATCCTGGAAATCCTGATGGGGCTGAAGTCAGAGAGCGGGGAGAGGCCACAGATCACCATCAA CGAGATCAGTGAAATCACCAGCATCAAGAAGGAGGATGTCATTTCTACTCTACAGTACCTCAACCTCATCAACTACTACAAG GGCCAGTATATCCTCACACTGTCTGAGGACATCGTGGATGGGCATGAAAGAGCTATGCTCAAGCGGCTCCTTCGAATCGACTCCAAGTGTTTGCACTTCACTCCCAAGGACTGGAGCAAGAGGGGAAAATGGTGA
- the RNASEH2C gene encoding ribonuclease H2 subunit C — protein MESSDEAAVEKCRVHLRPGTLRDAARATLHLLPCEFLVNRPAPVDRFFIPAIRQGPDGLEVSFRGRKLRGEEVVVPPGLVGYVMAMEEQGEVSMEKDFSEGDEREEQERAEPREALERDFDQFIGAIANFSHFTLWGLETIPGPDAKVRGALTWPSLAAAIHAQVPED, from the exons ATGGAGAGTAGCGATGAGGCAGCAGTCGAGAAGTGCCGCGTCCACTTGCGCCCCGGCACGCTGCGCGACGCCGCTCGCGCCACGCTGCATCTTCTGCCTTGCGAGTTTCTAGTTAACCGGCCTGCCCCCGTGGACCGCTTCTTCATCCCAGCCATTCGACAGGGTCCGGACG GACTCGAAGTGTCGTTTCGGGGCCGCAAACTACGAGGCGAGGAGGTGGTGGTGCCTCCTGGCCTCGTGGGATACGTGATGGCgatggaggagcagggagaggtgtCGATGGAGAAGGACTTCTCGGAGGGTGATGAGCGAGAGGAGCAGGAGCGGGCAGAACCCCGCGAGGCGCTGGAGCGGGACTTC GACCAGTTTATCGGAGCCATCGCCAATTTCAGCCACTTCACGCTATGGGGCCTGGAGACCATTCCTGGTCCGGACGCCAAAGTGCGCGGGGCCCTAACCTGGCCCAGTCTGGCCGCAGCG ATTCACGCACAGGTGCCTGAAGACTGA